The Proteus terrae subsp. cibarius genome contains the following window.
TTTTGGGTTTTATTTCTAGTAAGTAAAATATTCCGAAGCCTCTCAATGAGGCTTTTTTGTTTGCTTTAATTTGCACTATAAGCAGCTAAACTAATAACAAATTAACTAACGAGGATGGTGTTGTGAAAAGGTTATTATTATCTTCTTTTTTGGTTTTATCTGCCTTGGTTATTTCTGGTTGTGCTCAAGAAAAGCAAATCGACTATAACCAGAAGTCATCTATGCTTTCATTGGGGATGGATAAAGAGCAAGTAAGAACGGTTCTTGGTGATCCTAGAAGAACAGAAGTTAATACCGAAAGAGAAAGATGGGTGTATTGGGGGAAAGTTTATTATGGATTTACTCCAGTAGATAACGAACAGCTATCTCAGGATAGACTAGTTGTGACCTTTCAGGAAGGTAAAGTAACTAAATGGGGGCAACAAACATTTTCTGATGATGCATTGGAGATATCACAAAAAACAATTGAAGCTACCACTAACGCAATAAAATCATCACAATAAAATACTTTAAAGATTACACAACCCTGCCAATCGGCGGGGTTTTTCATTTTAAGGAGCCGGTAAATGGCAAATGTAGGCGAAATTGTTTATCAAGTTCAAATGGATGTTCAACAATTACTAACATCTCAACGTCAGCTAGAGCAACGCCTTAATCGTATGGATAGTAGTTTTAACCGAACGTCTCAATCAGTAAATAATACTGAACGTTCAATGCAATCTCTATCTAAAGTTGCAGCGGCTCTGACTGGTTATTTATCGGCTTCAATGGTTGCTAGTTATTCTGAGGCATGGACTGAATTAAACAATAAGCTATCTAACTCAGTTCGTGCTAGCGAGTCGCTTATTGATGTAACTCAACGAGTATTTGATATCTCTCAAGCAACACGATCTAGTCTTGATGCCACAGCAACACTCTATGCACGATTAGAGCGAGGAACGAGAGAATACAATACATCAGCGGCGGATTTGGCAAAATTAACAACGATTATTAATCAGGGATTTATTGTCTCTGGTGCTACTGCGCAGGAAGCAGAAAACGCCATTATTCAGTTATCACAGGGTATCGCTTCTGGTGTTCTCCGTGGTGAAGAATTTAATTCAGTAGCAGAACAGGGTAGTCGCTTAATGGTTGCATTGGCTGATTCACTAGGAGTAAGTATAGGTCAGCTTCGTAAAATGGCAGCAGAAGGCAAGTTGACCACTGATGTTGTTGTAAAAGGGCTATTGTCTCAGGGGGATGCTATTGGTAAAGAGTTCGCTAAAACCACTCGAACAATGTCGCAGGCATTTCAAGAAGCAGGGAATAACTTAACTAAGTTCCTTGGTGAGAATACAACAATAAAGGCATCTATTAACGTATTCAGCGATGCTGTAATTACTGCAAGTAAGAGTCTCGATGAAATGGTTTTAGCGGTTAGTCTAGTTGCCTCCGTTGTTGGCGGTAGATACATTGCCGCAATGGGGTTGGCTATCAAAGCTAAAATGCAATCAGCAGTTGCAGCAAGGCAAGAAGCGATAGCAAACCTTCAAGCTGCTAGAGTAGCTGAACACAATGCAATAATGACGGCAAGAAAGAGCGCTTTAGATTTAGCAGCAGCCAGAGCGTTAGTTGAGAAAGCGAAAACCGAATTTGCGGCCGCAAGAGGAACAAACGCAGAAGCAACCGCGCTGGCAAATTTAATTGCCGTTAGATCTGCCGCAACAACCGCGGCGATAAATCATAAGCAAGCAACGCAAGCGCAGACAGCAGCAATGGCTAACTCAGCCGCAGCAGCAAGAGCCGCTTCTGTATCTATCGGTTTAGCTAATAAAGCTCTAGGTTTTGTTGGTGGCCCAGCAGGTATAGCAATGGCCGCGGGTGCTGCGATCATGTATTTCTACCAGCAGGCAAAAGAAGCAAGAGAAGAAGCAGTAAAACTTGCAGAGGGAGTAAATCAATTAACTGCTGAAATGAAAAACATGACAAGGGAACAAAAGAGGGCTGAATCTGCCAAGTTAAAAGAAGCGCTCCCTGAGTTAAAAAATGAAGTTCTAAACACCACTGTCGCTATGAAGCAAGCTGCGGAAAAAGTAAGAGAATTAGAGGCTGATTTGGCTTTAGCTAAAGTTGGAACAAGTAAATATGAATCCATAACAAAACAGCTAGCCGATGCTCAAGATAAGTTAGCAATTGCAACTGACAACGCAACAAAGGCGTCAAATAACTACAGTCGCACAAAAAATACCATATCTTTTATTCAAGCTGATCTTAATGGTGAGTTAAAAGAGGGAATTGATTTACTAAAAAGGGAAATATCTGTTCTACCAAGTGGCGCAAAGGGATGGGATTCTTATGGTTTTTCTATTGATAGGGCGCTGCAAAAAAAGAAAGAGTTTAATGGTGAAAAAATATCTTTCGAATGGTCTAAGGAGGGGATGGATTTAAGAAAATCACTAGAGCGTGAAATGAAGCTAGCTAACGCCAAAAGTGAAGTTGATAAGAGATTATTGCAAGTTGATTTTTACATTGAAGATAAAGGGATAACAGACGAAAGGGAAATATATCAACTAAAGCAAATAGCAATAGCAACTCAAAAAGCTCAAGATGCAGCCGCTGAGCGTAACAAAACAACCAAGGAATCAACCAAAGCCACAGATGCAGCATACGAAGCATTAAAACGCCAGAGAGAAGAAATTGAGCTTTTAAACAAAGGTTACAAAGGCGGCTCTCTTGAAATGGCTAAGTATGATGCGGTTAAGGCGTTGGGTGACAAGGCATCTCCTGAACAGATTAAACTAGCTGAGAAACTTGCAGAAGATAAATACAACATTGAGCGCAATCTAGCTGATAAGAAAGCCGCACTTGAGCTTGATTTAGTCGCTAAGGCTAAAGAATCTCACGATAAACAGTTGGCAGATTTAGAGCGGATAACAAAAGATGATGTATCTCTTACTGAGCAAGCGGCAAGGCGTAAAGCTGAAATTGAAGCAGAATATCAGCACAAAATAGCCGAAATACGGGCTAATAACGCTGTATCTCCTCAAGATAATTTAAAAGCACAAGTAGACCCTGTTCAGCAACTAAAGAATGAGCACGATCGTAAACTTGCACTCATAAAAGAGTATGAAAACCAAAAGGTTTTAACTGAGCAGCAAAGCTTGGAGTTAATGAATGCCGCTAATACTCAATATGAGCAAGACCGCATGAATGCTCAATGGGAGATATGGCGTAATCAGAGTCAAGCTAATCAATTCTTAGCTGATGGGTTGGACGCATTAGGGCAACGTTCCGCTAACGTAATTACAGGGCTATTAACAGGCACTCAATCCCTTAACGATGCTTTCCGCAATGTCGCATTAACCATTGTAGACCAAGCCGTTGGTGCTCTGGTTCAAATGGGTATGCAGCAAGTTAAGAATATGATTACTGAAAATGCTATGCGTAAAGCGTCAAATGCTCAAGCGGTTGCAGACGCAACGGCGACTGGAGGTGCAATCGCAACTGCAATGGCTCCAGCCGCAGCAACAACCAGTATTGCCACAATGGGTTCTGCTGCAACTTGGGGAATGGCTGCAATGGCGGCAGCAATACCGGCCATGATTGCGCTTGCTGGCGCTCGTAAAAATGGAGGACAGGTCGGTGCAGGTAAAATGTATCGGGTTGGAGAAGGTGGCAAGCCAGAGATATTCAAGGCATCGAATGGTAATCAATACATGATACCAGGCGATAGTGGGCGGGTTATCAGCAATCGACAAATGGGTAAAGGTGGTAACGGTGTCAGCATGGGGGATATGTACTTTACATTCCAAGTTCAGGCACCGAATGGTATCACTCAAAAGGAAGCGCAGCAGATACAGCAAATGGTGAGAGGTACGGTTTATGATGTACTTGGCACCGAAATGCGTAGCGGTGGTGCTTTGGAAAAATCAAGAAGTTGGTAACGGCCACCCAAATAGGTGGCTTTTTTATTGGAGTAACCAATGGAAGAGTTTAAATGGCGGCCAGAAACGGCTTATCAGGTAGGTAATGAGCCTAAAGTGAAAGTAGCCAAGTTTGGTAACGGTTACGAACAACGAGTTAAAGACGGGATCAACAACCAATTAAAGACCTATCAACTTTCATTTATTAAACATGCTGACATAGGTAAGCAGATTGATGAATTTCTTAAGGCTCGTGGTGCGGTTGAGTCATTCTTGTGGCTAACCAGTGATGATAATTCTAAGCGTAAGTTTGTTTGCCGAGGCTGGCAGGTAACACCACGTAAATCATCATGGCAGATAGACTGTACATTTGAGGAGGTTATCGCATGAGAGAGATACCTCAAGCGATGCGCATAGACGTTGCAGACTTACAGCAAAATGCAATGTTAGATCTATATGAGGTCGATTTAAGCCGTTTTGGGGGGGATGTTTACCGGTTTCATGATGGCATGAATGGGTTATTAAAACCTATCATCTGGCAAGGTTTACGCTATGAGCCTTATCCTGTTCAAGTTACAGGATTTAGTGTAACTGCGCAGGGGGCGTCAGATAGACCTAAAATGACATTTGCTAACTTTGACGGAATGTTGACAGCCATTAACAACGACTATGATGACGCCCTAGGTGCTATCGTTACTCGCCGGCAGGTTTTAGAGCAATATCTTGATGCTGTTAATTTTCCCAACGGAAACCCACAAGCAGATCCAACAAGAGAAGTTGTTCAGAAGTATGTTATCGAGCAACGGGAAAGCTCAGATTCAGACTTTGTGACGTACATATTAGCGCTTCCAACAGAAACGGATAACGCGCTGATACCTAGGCGAGTTATTCAAGCTGACATTTGCTCATGGCGATACCGAGGTGGCGACTGTGGTTATGATGGCCCTCCTGTTGCAGATGAAAAAGACCAACTAACAACAGATCCCCTTAAAGATAAGTGCTCTCATAAATACAGTGGGTGCAAACTCAGATTTAAATCAGTCATGCCATTTGGCGGGTATTTAGGCTCAAACAAATTAGGTTAATCCATGATTGAGAAAGACATTATCGCTCACGCGAAAGCGGAAGGAGTGAGGGAGTCGTGTGGTTTAATTTCTGGCGACAAGTATTTTCCTTGCGGGAATATACACCCCGATCCACTAAACTATTTTGAAATAAACCCAAACGATTGGATGACGGCAGAGTGTTATTCAGACGTCAAAGTTATTGTTCATAGTCATCCTGACGGAAAACCTTTCTTGAGTTCTGGCGATAGAGCAATGCAAAGGAAAACAAATCTACCGTGGTGGTTGGTATGTGATGGTGTGATCCACAAGTTCAGACCAATAGCACCACTATTAGGTAGAGAGTTTAAGCATGGTGAGCAGGATTGTTACTCCATTATACGCGACGCCTATCACCTTTCAGGCATTCAGTTAGATGATTTTATTCGCCCTGATGAATGGTGGTACACAGAGCAAAATCTCTATTTAGATAACACAGTTAAACAGGGTTTCTATCAAGTTGATGAAGCTCAAGAAGGCGACATGATATTGATTTGCTTAGGCACTTCAAAACCTTGCCATGCCGCTTTGTACTTAGGAAATCAAGAGATATTGCATCACAGACCAGACAGATTGAGTAAGCGAGATACTTACGGTGGCTACTGGTTCAAATACACTCACAGCATTTGGAGGCATAAGCAATGGTCAAATTACAGTTTGCAGGCTATTTACGCCGATTTGGACGCAGGTTCGAGCTTGAGGTAAGCAATGCTGGTGAGGCCTTACGCTGTCTTTGCTATCAAATTGATGGATTGAAAAAAGAGATTAATCAAGGGCAGTTTCGTGTTCGTATCGCAGGTAATGATATGACCAAGGAGAGCATTTCTGCGGGATTAAATACACCATTAAGTGAAGGTGATGTTATTACGATTGTTCCTGTCATTGGTGGCGCTAAATCCGGTGGATGGCTAGGCATTATTGGTGGAGCAGCTTTAATTGGTGCATCGTTTTTAATACCGGGCGGATTTCTGGCAACAATGACATCGACGGCATTATTTGCTGCTGGTGTGGGAGTGGCCGCAGCGGGATTGGCAACGATGTTAACCAAAACACCTCCGGCACCGAGCATAGAGGGGCGAAACTCTGAAAGTAACCAGTATTTCAGCTCATTATCAAATAGAGTCGGACAAGGCTATCCCGTTCCTATCTGTTATGGCGAGATGGTCGTGGGTTCAAATGTAATATCACAAGGTTTGGAGACTGTTTAATGGGGAAAGGTGGTGGCGGAGGAAGTACTCCGAGATTGCTTGATGACAACTTAAAAAATAAACAATTTCTTAATGTCATTGATTTGGTTTCCGAAGGGCCAATAGAAGGCCCTGTTGGTGGTATGTCAGGCTTTTTATTGAATGGTACGCCTGTTGTAGATGAAGATGGCAATCCGAATATTCATGGGGTTGAGGTTCAATGGCGTGCGGGAACACCGACACAAGCGCCTTTAGATGGTTTTCCTTTTGTAGAGAAAGAAATACCCGTTAATGTTGAGGTGAAAAAAAATACGCCAATCTTGCGCACTATTTCCGATCAGGAAACTGACCGCGTTAGATTTACTTTGGGTGTCTCTGCCCTTGTTGGTCAAGATGATAAGGGAAATCAGTACGATGCTACGGTGGAAATGCTTATTGAAGTTAATGAGGGATCTGGTTGGGTACATGCAGAAACAGCAAGAATAACCGGTAAAATTAGCGGTCAATATTTAGAATCATATATCATCGATGCGCCTAAGAAAAAACCATTTCAAATCAGGGTTTCTCGTACAACTGAAGACAGTAAGAGTGATTTGCTGAAGAATGGCACAGTATGGGCGAGTTACACAGAAATAACTGACGCTAAATTTTCTTATCCTAATTCTGCTGTTGTCGGGATGAAAATTGATAAATCCCAATACGGTGATACGCCCAATCGCACCTATCATATAAAAGGAATGATTATCCAAGTTCCTGATAACTATGATCCAGAAACGCGCACTTACACAGGGATTTGGACGGGCCGCTTCAAGCCTGCATGGACTAATAATCCCGCATGGATTTTTTACGATTTAGTCACCAATGAACGATACGGTATAGGAGAGATGATCGGTTCGTTTGACGTTGATAAATTCGCGCTATATGCCATTGCTCGTTACTGTGATGAATTGGTTGATGATGGATTTGGCAACAAAGAGCCGCGTTTTACTTTCAATGCCTATATAATCTCTCAACGAAAAGCCAAAGAAGTGCTTGATGACTTGGCGTCTGTATTTCGCGGTATGCCTTTATGGGATGGACAACAATTAACGTGTTTTCAAGACAGACCATCCGATCCAGTATGGACGTATACAAATTCAAACGTTATTGATGGCAAATTTAAATATACATCAACAGCGAAATCAGCACGACACAATGCTATTGAAGTGTCATGGGTAAATCCGAGTAATGGATGGAGTGAAGAAAGAGAATTTATCCAAGATGATGACCTTATTCAGCGATTTGGCGGTGTAAATGTCAAGAAAGTCACTGCTTTTGGCTGTACTAGTCGCGGGCAGGCTCACAGAGTGGGTAAATGGATATTACAAACAGAAAAGCTGGAGAAAGATAGCGTTACCTTTACAACCGGACGTGAGGGGATCAACTGTATCTCTGGCGATATTATTGAAGTTGCAGATGACAGTTTTGCAGGGGTGAAGGTAGGAGGACGAGTTCTATCAGTCAATGCTCGTACTATTATTATCGATGCGCCTATTGAGTGGAAATATGATGATAAAGGCACTTTCTCATTTTTAGGAGTAGCAGGTAAATTCGTAAAAATAGAAATTCAATCTATTGATGGTGATATTGTTACTTTGCGTGAAAAACCACATGGATTGAAGCAGTATGGTGTATTTTCCATTTCAAAGAGCACGTTAACGACCAGATTATTTAGGGTAATTTCTATTTCGGAAGATAATGATGGAAATTACTTATACAACTGTGTTCAGCATGCGCCACAAAAGGAACGCATTGTTGATAGCGGCGTTGATTTTACTGGAAATCCTCCAACACAGAATGTTGTTCGCATTCCTAACATAGAGCGCCTTTCTATCGCTTATGTTAATGATAGCCCTCAAGTTCAGGCTAGGGCTATGTGGGTAACAACAACCATTAATAGAAATATTTCATTTAATGTCACTCTTTATAAAAACAGCAAGGTTGTATCTACTGGAAATACCACTGATCTAGAATACTACTTCAACGGTCTTGACGCGGGGGATTATCTTGTTGGGGTGAGAGGTAAAGACGCTAATGGAATGCTTGGTAACGAAACAAAAGTTCAAATGCTCATTGGCGCACCAAGCGCACCGAGTTCAATCACGGTTGAGTCTGGCTTTTTTGAAATAAAGCTGATCCCACATATCTCTGTACCACACACTCTAAATACTGAGTTTGAGTTCTGGTTTTCTGGTGAAAACAGAATAGATAATATCAATGAAATAGAGTCAAAGGCTGATTTTTTAGGTAGAGCTAAATTCTGGACTAAAGGACAGCTAAAGGCAGGTCATGATTACTGGTTTTATGTGAGAAGTATCAATGAATATGGAAAGTCTCATTTTGTGGAGGTGAAAGGTCAGGCTGATGACAATACCGAAGCTATCCTTGATGAATTAGCGGGGCAAATTAGTCGAGATCAACTCGCGCAAGACCTATTGGGTGAAATTAACAGTAAAGCTAACCAAATCGATATTACTGAATTACATGAGTTAATGAGGATAAATCACGATAAGCTTTTAGAAGAGTCAATGAGGCAAGGCGCGACGATTGAAGAAAGTGAAAAAAAACGGGAGGAGGCAGAAAAATTACTGGCTGAGCGGATGAATAAAGTTTCAACGGCAACAGAAGCACAGGCAGCAGCGATTAAACAAGAGCAACAAGCGCGTATTGAATCTGATCAAACCGAAGCGCAACAACGCCAATCTTTAGCGACACAACTTCGTGGTGATTATACCGGCAATGATTTATCGAAAGTCACCGCAGGACTTATTTCCGCCGAGAAGCAAGCGCGAGTTGCAGGTGACCAAGTGGAAGCCAAAGCAAGACAATCATTGGAAACACGGATGAATGGGAATGTTTCCGCGATTAATAAATCACTAGAAACCCTCACCTCGAAACAGCAAGCACAAACGCAAGAGATTTCAACGCTCAATTCAAATTTGAAAGGGAAAGCCGATAGCAGTGCGGTTAATGCGTT
Protein-coding sequences here:
- a CDS encoding C40 family peptidase, with translation MIEKDIIAHAKAEGVRESCGLISGDKYFPCGNIHPDPLNYFEINPNDWMTAECYSDVKVIVHSHPDGKPFLSSGDRAMQRKTNLPWWLVCDGVIHKFRPIAPLLGREFKHGEQDCYSIIRDAYHLSGIQLDDFIRPDEWWYTEQNLYLDNTVKQGFYQVDEAQEGDMILICLGTSKPCHAALYLGNQEILHHRPDRLSKRDTYGGYWFKYTHSIWRHKQWSNYSLQAIYADLDAGSSLR
- the gpJ gene encoding TipJ family phage tail tip protein, giving the protein MGKGGGGGSTPRLLDDNLKNKQFLNVIDLVSEGPIEGPVGGMSGFLLNGTPVVDEDGNPNIHGVEVQWRAGTPTQAPLDGFPFVEKEIPVNVEVKKNTPILRTISDQETDRVRFTLGVSALVGQDDKGNQYDATVEMLIEVNEGSGWVHAETARITGKISGQYLESYIIDAPKKKPFQIRVSRTTEDSKSDLLKNGTVWASYTEITDAKFSYPNSAVVGMKIDKSQYGDTPNRTYHIKGMIIQVPDNYDPETRTYTGIWTGRFKPAWTNNPAWIFYDLVTNERYGIGEMIGSFDVDKFALYAIARYCDELVDDGFGNKEPRFTFNAYIISQRKAKEVLDDLASVFRGMPLWDGQQLTCFQDRPSDPVWTYTNSNVIDGKFKYTSTAKSARHNAIEVSWVNPSNGWSEEREFIQDDDLIQRFGGVNVKKVTAFGCTSRGQAHRVGKWILQTEKLEKDSVTFTTGREGINCISGDIIEVADDSFAGVKVGGRVLSVNARTIIIDAPIEWKYDDKGTFSFLGVAGKFVKIEIQSIDGDIVTLREKPHGLKQYGVFSISKSTLTTRLFRVISISEDNDGNYLYNCVQHAPQKERIVDSGVDFTGNPPTQNVVRIPNIERLSIAYVNDSPQVQARAMWVTTTINRNISFNVTLYKNSKVVSTGNTTDLEYYFNGLDAGDYLVGVRGKDANGMLGNETKVQMLIGAPSAPSSITVESGFFEIKLIPHISVPHTLNTEFEFWFSGENRIDNINEIESKADFLGRAKFWTKGQLKAGHDYWFYVRSINEYGKSHFVEVKGQADDNTEAILDELAGQISRDQLAQDLLGEINSKANQIDITELHELMRINHDKLLEESMRQGATIEESEKKREEAEKLLAERMNKVSTATEAQAAAIKQEQQARIESDQTEAQQRQSLATQLRGDYTGNDLSKVTAGLISAEKQARVAGDQVEAKARQSLETRMNGNVSAINKSLETLTSKQQAQTQEISTLNSNLKGKADSSAVNALNTRVSNIDGKVTSATSQVQTLSSKLDKVKADLTESVVVDLDLSKLNENTYYPVIFPLVTSRRYAFKVFRTLGQYSDNKPSYATHSTKGFAMIVEWQVSGSGWGTQSENRIIDNFDWRWTNQSPVMGPAQLINGSVEYIYLRGGAKYQLTKHKSVNHQIITSTYTNNKQSVAPKGFVANEVPKSSEQKANAMANAVNQLETKVTEVSGKVTSTAQQVTRLESQVGTSSAKIEQTSKVVTDINGKISASWTMKVQQDSKGNKVITGIGLGFNAQGNSQFLVNAQNFAVISSLNGKVVTPFVIQNGQAFFNDALFSKATIDKLSVGKKIKSTNYLAGKKGFNIDATTGNVELNDAVFRGRLDINSGGTKGRLVITNNTIYVYDENNQLAAKIGYLG
- a CDS encoding phage tail protein, which gives rise to MEEFKWRPETAYQVGNEPKVKVAKFGNGYEQRVKDGINNQLKTYQLSFIKHADIGKQIDEFLKARGAVESFLWLTSDDNSKRKFVCRGWQVTPRKSSWQIDCTFEEVIA
- a CDS encoding phage minor tail protein L is translated as MREIPQAMRIDVADLQQNAMLDLYEVDLSRFGGDVYRFHDGMNGLLKPIIWQGLRYEPYPVQVTGFSVTAQGASDRPKMTFANFDGMLTAINNDYDDALGAIVTRRQVLEQYLDAVNFPNGNPQADPTREVVQKYVIEQRESSDSDFVTYILALPTETDNALIPRRVIQADICSWRYRGGDCGYDGPPVADEKDQLTTDPLKDKCSHKYSGCKLRFKSVMPFGGYLGSNKLG
- a CDS encoding tape measure protein; its protein translation is MANVGEIVYQVQMDVQQLLTSQRQLEQRLNRMDSSFNRTSQSVNNTERSMQSLSKVAAALTGYLSASMVASYSEAWTELNNKLSNSVRASESLIDVTQRVFDISQATRSSLDATATLYARLERGTREYNTSAADLAKLTTIINQGFIVSGATAQEAENAIIQLSQGIASGVLRGEEFNSVAEQGSRLMVALADSLGVSIGQLRKMAAEGKLTTDVVVKGLLSQGDAIGKEFAKTTRTMSQAFQEAGNNLTKFLGENTTIKASINVFSDAVITASKSLDEMVLAVSLVASVVGGRYIAAMGLAIKAKMQSAVAARQEAIANLQAARVAEHNAIMTARKSALDLAAARALVEKAKTEFAAARGTNAEATALANLIAVRSAATTAAINHKQATQAQTAAMANSAAAARAASVSIGLANKALGFVGGPAGIAMAAGAAIMYFYQQAKEAREEAVKLAEGVNQLTAEMKNMTREQKRAESAKLKEALPELKNEVLNTTVAMKQAAEKVRELEADLALAKVGTSKYESITKQLADAQDKLAIATDNATKASNNYSRTKNTISFIQADLNGELKEGIDLLKREISVLPSGAKGWDSYGFSIDRALQKKKEFNGEKISFEWSKEGMDLRKSLEREMKLANAKSEVDKRLLQVDFYIEDKGITDEREIYQLKQIAIATQKAQDAAAERNKTTKESTKATDAAYEALKRQREEIELLNKGYKGGSLEMAKYDAVKALGDKASPEQIKLAEKLAEDKYNIERNLADKKAALELDLVAKAKESHDKQLADLERITKDDVSLTEQAARRKAEIEAEYQHKIAEIRANNAVSPQDNLKAQVDPVQQLKNEHDRKLALIKEYENQKVLTEQQSLELMNAANTQYEQDRMNAQWEIWRNQSQANQFLADGLDALGQRSANVITGLLTGTQSLNDAFRNVALTIVDQAVGALVQMGMQQVKNMITENAMRKASNAQAVADATATGGAIATAMAPAAATTSIATMGSAATWGMAAMAAAIPAMIALAGARKNGGQVGAGKMYRVGEGGKPEIFKASNGNQYMIPGDSGRVISNRQMGKGGNGVSMGDMYFTFQVQAPNGITQKEAQQIQQMVRGTVYDVLGTEMRSGGALEKSRSW
- the bamE gene encoding outer membrane protein assembly factor BamE domain-containing protein; its protein translation is MKRLLLSSFLVLSALVISGCAQEKQIDYNQKSSMLSLGMDKEQVRTVLGDPRRTEVNTERERWVYWGKVYYGFTPVDNEQLSQDRLVVTFQEGKVTKWGQQTFSDDALEISQKTIEATTNAIKSSQ
- a CDS encoding tail assembly protein, whose product is MVKLQFAGYLRRFGRRFELEVSNAGEALRCLCYQIDGLKKEINQGQFRVRIAGNDMTKESISAGLNTPLSEGDVITIVPVIGGAKSGGWLGIIGGAALIGASFLIPGGFLATMTSTALFAAGVGVAAAGLATMLTKTPPAPSIEGRNSESNQYFSSLSNRVGQGYPVPICYGEMVVGSNVISQGLETV